A segment of the Siphonobacter curvatus genome:
TATTCAGAGGCGGTTCCACTTTGGGCAGCCTCCCAAGCTTCGGGAACGTCCTGGCGGGACAGTTCAACGTATTGAATTTCCGAATAAAAAGGGGTACCCTGCCCCGCCACATATACAGCGTATAATTGGCCCGTATGGATATCGACTAAGATATCCGTCCAGTAATCATCGCCAATAACGGCTGTTTTTGTAAACTCACCTGTGCCGGACAGCAGGTCGGACGCCTGTTGCGAAAACTCACCTGTGGTCGTAACTTTCCGTTTATCGGTCAGAAACGTCGGACCCGCTACTGATAACGTACGCATAAGCAATAGATTTAGTTAGGAGTATAGTCAATTCGGCTCATTATTTTTAGAAAGAATTGGATCGGTCATGCTCCCTGAATCATGGCCGATCCAACCTGTTTTAGGGAACAAAAACGGCTCGCATACAGTGGTCACGGCTCTCGTAGAACAGGTCATAGGCCTGCTGTCCCTGTTCCAGCCCCACCCGGTGCGTAATTAGGTACGAAGGGTCTACCTTGCCATCCCGTACGTATTCGAGCAGTCGCGGAATATATCTTTGAGCGTGCATCTGCCCCATCTTAAATGTCAGAGCCTTATTCATGGCTGCTCCCATCGGGATTTTGTCGGCAAAGCCGCTATAGACACCCACGATGGAAACGGTACCTCCTTTGCGGCAGGCCATAATGGCTTCCCGTAGCACCACCGGACGGTCGTTTTCCAGGCGTACATATTGTTTGGCCCGATCGTAGTAGTAGCCAATTCCCTCGCCGAAAGCTTCCATACCTACGGCATCAATACAGACGTCGGGGCCACGGCCACCGGTCAGCTCTTTGAGGGCATCCTGAATATTTACTTTTTTGTAATTCAAAATATCGGTAGCTCCCCCGATCATTTGAGCGGTTCGGAGGCGTTCTTCGTGACCGTCAATCGCAATGACTCGTTCGGCTCCGAGCAGACGAGCACTCTGGATGGCCATCTGTCCTACCCCACCGCAACCCCAAACGGCAACCACCTGACCGGGTTTAATATCGGCCATATCCGCCGCCATGAATCCCGTGGGAAAGGCATCCGAACAGAATACGGCTGAATCATCGGCGATGCCTTCAGGGATTACGAAACAGCCTTTTTCGGCAAAAGGTACCCGAATGTATTCGGCATGACTCCCCGCGTATCCGCCAAAGGCATGCGAGTATCCGAAGATGGCAGCCCCGGAATCACCGAACATTTTTTCGGCTATGTACGCATTCGGATTGGTGTTGTCACAAAGCGAAAACGACTGTTCTTGGCAATGCTGACATTCCCCACAGGCAATCACTGAAGCGACGACTACACGGTCACCTTTTTTAAGTTTCTTAACTTGTGGACCCGTTTCCACCACTTCACCGATGAACTCATGACCCAAAATATCGCCCGACTGAACCGTGGGAACGTAGCCGTTAATTAAATGCAGATCGGAGCCACATACGGACGACAGGGTAACGCGAATAATGGCGTCGTGGGGATTGATGATCCCTGGATCGGGGACGTTCTCGACCCGCAGATCGCGGATTCCATTATAACACAGGGCTCTCATAGATTTCTTGCTTTTTAGATGGTTCGGTTTTATCGGATACACGTTGGCCGGAATACTGGGCTTCACTCACCGGCAATTCGCCCGTTTCAAGCAAATTTTTAAAGCGACGCAGGTCTTCTTTGACCATCTGACCAAACGCAGGATTGAACAGCGAAGCCAAGGCTTGTCCGGCGTAACCCGCTGGTGCCTGATACCGAATGATGGCGTGAATTTCAGTACCTTGCCCGCCGGGGGCATCTTTAAAGTAGACCTCTCCCGCATTATCGACGGTGGCTTCCGCTACCGAACGCCAGACCAGTCGTTCATTTTCCACTTCTTCCAGTATTTCAGCATCCCACTCGATGGTACCTAAACCTTTGGGAACCGCTGCTACCCAGTGAGAACGCTTGGTATCAAGCGGTGTTACACTCGCTAGGTGCTGCATAAATCGGGGTAGATTATCCAGTTGTCGCCAGAAAGCGTATACCTTCGAGCGGGGTCGGTTTACGGTTACCGTACGGCTGATTTGCAGTGACTCAATTTCCTTATCAGACGTATTACGGCCCACGGCCTGATTCATGGGACAATAGCCCGAAAGGCCGCGATACAGCATATAGCCACCCGCCGATAGCAAAGCCCAGTGTTTGACCGGACGACGAATGGCGTAGAAGGTCAAAAGAGCTCCACTAAAGGCAGAGATCATACGTTCGGTAGAGCCAATATTGACCTGACCTGATCCGCTAGGCTGAGGATTAATCGTTTCCTCAACGGAATACTTTCGTTGAAATACCATATTCTATTTCAGGTTAAAATGGATAATAAATAAGGCAGTATTCGATGAAACAGCGTATTAAAATAAGTATCTACTAACTGCGAAAAATCCATACCTACTAATCGATTGAGCAATCCCCTCAACACATTTAAAAAAGCAATTAACCATAGTGTTCTAATCCCATTATCCAATGATAACAGTATTCATTTTATACTTTTATTGAAAGGATTTTAAAAAACTTGTATTCTAATTACCTATTCCTAGTTAAAACTACGACTAGAAGTTTTTATTTATAAATTATACACCTGTTAATGGAACAATACATTAGTATTTATCTGATCATTAAATCAATAATCAATAAATTTTCAAAGTCAGTAGATTAGCTTTTGTTTACTTTGGCGTATAGGTCAACTGTATCACTACTCCCTGGTCACCGTTTTCATTATTCCGCCGCCAACCGATCGCCAGGGGCAAGTGTTTGGTCAGGTACACTTCCGCTCCTACAATCAGTTGTCCATATTCATGCGTACCCGAAGCCCAATCGCCCAATAGGTGGAATTTCTGGTTGATAATTCCAATATCAAAACCCAGATGTGCCCCTACCAAGGCCCCATCACCGAGGTACCGACGGGTACCCGTATACGTCCCCACGACTAGCTTGTAACGGTCATCCTGAAAGCTTCCACCCAGGTTCGCGTACGCAAACCCAAGCCATTTTGTATGATGCTCGGCGGCTAGGTTTAAGCCCGTATGCCCGCCCAAACCCACATGAATTTCGTCGGTCAGATCAAATACCTTTTGTGCATTCAAGAGTAACAATGGGGCGTAGGGCATCTGCGTCGTCGTGTCGTTATGAAGCCAGCTACCTTCCTGAGGCATATATTCAAGATTGTACAGGTTCGCTCCTACTTCCCAGTTTTTCCCTAACCCGTAGTTAAAGGTTGTCGATGAACGAAATTCTTCCCGGCTAAAATCTACTTGTTGCTGGGCTAAAATCTTTCGCTTAGGAGTAATGTCCGAGGAGGGTACATTAAAAATCGTTTGCTGGGCTTTCAATGTAAAAGAAGCCAGTAATAGTCCGCCCAGAAGGCAAACTTTATTCCACATAATTTTCATTCAGATAAGTCAGTTTGATAGTAATCTATTCATCCGTTCACAAATGAATAAAAATCAATACCATATCTATTTAACGTAAATTCAACACTTACGGTAACCTATCAGTAATAATTCTACTTATTGCCTTTTATATTTTTATTTACTCCTGTGCGAAGTGGTTCATCTTTTTTATAGATCTGTTTACTTACCTATACGTATCGATCCATCAACCTCAATTTCATGCGACCGTTAAACATTTTAATTTGGCACATTCACGGCAGCTATTTAACCGGTATTACGCAGACAGAACATAACTGGTACGTTCCAACAAAAGTCGGTTCCCCAGAAGGGTACGCAGGCCGGGGAAAGGATTCTACGATGCCGGGTTACGTCCGGGAAGTTCCCGCCGAGGAAGTACGCCACCTTCCCCTCGATCTGATTATTTTTCAGACACCTCAGAATTATCAGCACGATCAGTACGAAATCCTGACGGAAACCCAGCGGCAATTACCCCGCATTTATCTGGAGCACAATGCTCCCGAGCCCCATCCGGTCTTTTCAAAACATCCCGTGAACGATCCGAATGTGCTAGTAGTACACGTCACGCATTTCAATCGTCTGATGTGGGATTGCGGCAGAACACGCACGCGGGTCGTTGAACACAACGTTGCCATTGACCCCGACCTTCGGTATTCCGGCCATCTTTCGCAGGGAATTACCGTACTCAACGAATTCAAACGACGCGGGCGAATGGTGGGTTTTGACCTGTACGAACAGGCCCGGCAACGCGTCCCACTGACGACCGTCGGGATGAAGTCCGATGAAATCGGCGGTCTCGGTGAAATTCATTACCGCTACCTGCACCAGCGGGTGGCGGAATACCGATTTCTGTTTAGTCCCATGCGGTATACGAGTCTGCCGCTGGCGGTGGTCGAGGCCCTGACCATTGGGATGCCCGTGGTAGCTCTGGCCACTACCGAGATTCCTACGGTGATTGAAGATGGTGTTCAAGGCTTTATTTCCAACGACCCCGAGGTTTTGATTGAACGCATGCAGTTTCTGATCGATCATCCGGAAGAAGCCCAACGCATGGGAGCCAATGCCCGAAAACTGGCTCAGGACCGTTTTGGCAAAGAACGATTTGTTCGGGACTGGAATGCGGTATTTGCCGAGGTAGTCGGTAGACCGGTGATGATGTTTTGAGGGTTTGAGATTTAAAGTTTGAGTATTTGAGCAGCTAGGGATACTATCGATTATTCAAACTTTAAACCCTACACTACAGCATCGCTCGCTTAAACCTCAAACCTTACACCCCTGATACGCCAACAGCTTCATAGCCTCTTCGATGACTCGCTCGGGGTCGGTTGCCTGGGCTTCGCGTATAGGCCGGTGCCGTTCTGCATTCAGGCCCCCCCATTCTTCGGGGCGGGACGTCGTGTAGATCACTACGCTGGGTACCTGCAAGGCAACCGCCAGGTGAGCTACTCCCGTATCGTTACTCAACAACAGCGACGATTGCCGCAGGATCCAACCAAGACTCCCCAAATCCGTGGCCCCCGCCACGGATATAGCCGGATAAAGCATTTGCTGACGAACCTCCTCCACCGTTTGTTGTTCAGGCTGCGTACCCGTCAGCACTACCGTATAGCCTTGAGCTACCAGTGCATCGGCGACTTTAGCAAAATGTGAAGCGGGCCAACGGCGAGCGGATATACCGCCGGGGTGAATACAAACGAATGGTTGCTGAGTTATTTCAGGCCATGCGGACAGAGCTTCCGCCCGCTGGGCATCGGCTTCGGTCAGCGGAAATTCCAATGAGAAACCCTGCGTCGGTATACCGAGAAATTCCATCAATCGTACGTGCCGCTTTACCTCGTGTTCGTCCTGCGGATACGACATAAACAATTGTTCGTCCGGACAAAATTGCTCGGCGTGTTGCGTCGGATAATACCCCGCCGTGGCTTTCGCTCCCAGCAACAGTACCATGGCATTGACAATCGTACCGTTGCCCTGCATTTGCAGAACGACATCGAAGTTTCGACCCTGCATTTCCTGTAAAAAAGCTACGGTACGCGAAGCGTCCAGGGGTTGTTCAGGCAAACCAGGATAACCCGGGAAGGGAATGAATTCATCGAAATACGCAGCGTACCTTCGCACAAATTCTTCGGCCCAAGGCAAGCTGATTAAACTGATCTGAGCGTTTGGGAAAGCCCGCCGCAGGGCCCGAAAGGCGGGTACGGCACAAAGCAGGTCGCCGACTTTCAGGGCTCGAAACACGGCAATGCGTTCCGGCGTATGTCCTAACGTAGAAGTAAGTTTGTCCATAGCTCAATCAAGTAAACGGATCTGCTCTTCAATTCCCGGCGGTACCACCCGCCGCTGTGCCCAGATTTCGGGTATTCTTTTAAAAGCTTCCAGCCAGCCTTTGCGGGCGTTTGCATCCGCTACAGCGTGTAGGCCCGTTCGGAGCCACTGCCCGGCTACGCGGGGCCAGGGCCGCCGCAGACTGTAAAACCAGAGCGTATTGCGGGTTTGTACCTGCATTCGCCGATCCGGATTTCGGGATTCAGCCGGAAAATGATACCCGATGAGATCATCGACGTACGTCAATCCCCAACCCTTCGTTACCAAATCAACAGCTAATAATTCTTCTTCTCCTCCAATACCAAAACATTGTTCAAAGCCACCCACGGCTTCGAAAGCCGTTTTACGGATTATCGCCCCACAGGCCAGAAAACCCAGAATGGCTGGTCCTGGCATCCGAACCAACGGAGCCAGCGGACTGCTGGCCAGAGCCTCACAGACCGGATCGAGTGTGTGCTCCGGTCCTACCAGCACTTTCCCGGCCAGTAGAGCCACCCTGGGATACGCTTCGAAGTACGCCACTGCCTTTGTCAATGCTCTAGGAGCCCAGTACGAGTCGTC
Coding sequences within it:
- a CDS encoding glycosyltransferase family 9 protein, producing the protein MDKLTSTLGHTPERIAVFRALKVGDLLCAVPAFRALRRAFPNAQISLISLPWAEEFVRRYAAYFDEFIPFPGYPGLPEQPLDASRTVAFLQEMQGRNFDVVLQMQGNGTIVNAMVLLLGAKATAGYYPTQHAEQFCPDEQLFMSYPQDEHEVKRHVRLMEFLGIPTQGFSLEFPLTEADAQRAEALSAWPEITQQPFVCIHPGGISARRWPASHFAKVADALVAQGYTVVLTGTQPEQQTVEEVRQQMLYPAISVAGATDLGSLGWILRQSSLLLSNDTGVAHLAVALQVPSVVIYTTSRPEEWGGLNAERHRPIREAQATDPERVIEEAMKLLAYQGCKV
- a CDS encoding SRPBCC family protein → MVFQRKYSVEETINPQPSGSGQVNIGSTERMISAFSGALLTFYAIRRPVKHWALLSAGGYMLYRGLSGYCPMNQAVGRNTSDKEIESLQISRTVTVNRPRSKVYAFWRQLDNLPRFMQHLASVTPLDTKRSHWVAAVPKGLGTIEWDAEILEEVENERLVWRSVAEATVDNAGEVYFKDAPGGQGTEIHAIIRYQAPAGYAGQALASLFNPAFGQMVKEDLRRFKNLLETGELPVSEAQYSGQRVSDKTEPSKKQEIYESPVL
- a CDS encoding zinc-dependent alcohol dehydrogenase; this encodes MRALCYNGIRDLRVENVPDPGIINPHDAIIRVTLSSVCGSDLHLINGYVPTVQSGDILGHEFIGEVVETGPQVKKLKKGDRVVVASVIACGECQHCQEQSFSLCDNTNPNAYIAEKMFGDSGAAIFGYSHAFGGYAGSHAEYIRVPFAEKGCFVIPEGIADDSAVFCSDAFPTGFMAADMADIKPGQVVAVWGCGGVGQMAIQSARLLGAERVIAIDGHEERLRTAQMIGGATDILNYKKVNIQDALKELTGGRGPDVCIDAVGMEAFGEGIGYYYDRAKQYVRLENDRPVVLREAIMACRKGGTVSIVGVYSGFADKIPMGAAMNKALTFKMGQMHAQRYIPRLLEYVRDGKVDPSYLITHRVGLEQGQQAYDLFYESRDHCMRAVFVP
- a CDS encoding glycosyltransferase, coding for MRPLNILIWHIHGSYLTGITQTEHNWYVPTKVGSPEGYAGRGKDSTMPGYVREVPAEEVRHLPLDLIIFQTPQNYQHDQYEILTETQRQLPRIYLEHNAPEPHPVFSKHPVNDPNVLVVHVTHFNRLMWDCGRTRTRVVEHNVAIDPDLRYSGHLSQGITVLNEFKRRGRMVGFDLYEQARQRVPLTTVGMKSDEIGGLGEIHYRYLHQRVAEYRFLFSPMRYTSLPLAVVEALTIGMPVVALATTEIPTVIEDGVQGFISNDPEVLIERMQFLIDHPEEAQRMGANARKLAQDRFGKERFVRDWNAVFAEVVGRPVMMF
- a CDS encoding glycosyltransferase family 2 protein → MPDISIVIVTRNRVEALIQTLNTLLQLPEQPPIFVVDNQSTDDTVVRVRTLFPEVTLLALPENCGAAARNRGVAATQTPYVAFCDDDSYWAPRALTKAVAYFEAYPRVALLAGKVLVGPEHTLDPVCEALASSPLAPLVRMPGPAILGFLACGAIIRKTAFEAVGGFEQCFGIGGEEELLAVDLVTKGWGLTYVDDLIGYHFPAESRNPDRRMQVQTRNTLWFYSLRRPWPRVAGQWLRTGLHAVADANARKGWLEAFKRIPEIWAQRRVVPPGIEEQIRLLD